A region of the Ptychodera flava strain L36383 chromosome 22, AS_Pfla_20210202, whole genome shotgun sequence genome:
CATGGCCAGTGTGCTCCACTAATGTCCTGTGCATACTCTAAAGAAAGTTGTGTTTTCTATttaataaagcaaaaacaaggAAAAATTGCAATAGTTACTGCTACATTCGCTTTAATTTACAGTGTTGGCAACAtctcaatttagacaatatgtctagttcgtctaatgccaacgGGTCTACACAAACCACTGTACTGCTATGTCCTTGAGACGACACACGTCATATGAACGGGAAGCTCTGACATCTTTATAGAAAGTCATACAAAAGGGTTAGATTTCCTCTCCCTATTCGCGCCTTAGAGGGCAACGCCTTGCTTTTGGTTGGCTTTTGGTTGGTTTGGTTGGCACGTCAAATGAAATACCTTGCGAAACAAATACAGGCCAATGTTACTACTTCTGTTTCCGTCCGAAAACTCTGAAGCGACGAGCAAGCCAGTCAATCAAGAAaacgattttttttaaaaagttttattATATTGCTTTGACGATTTCAATTAAGTGTCTGACAATAATTGAAGACTGCTTTCCGGTAAAATTTTAAGTGAGCGAAGTACAGCAATAAATTGGTCTCAGAATTCTTGATGTAATCTTGTGTAATAAGTCAACCATTCTCATAACCTCTTTGTCTAAGTTTACAATCTGCATATAATTATTAATCATTTCATAACTTGTAAATATTGAGCCTCCTAACAAAGGTAAATTCCAAGACAGCCAATGAACAAGGACATAGGTTATTGTTCCTAAAAATAACCTCAAGGTTATATCTAATAGCCATGGTCAATGTCATATTCATATATCCATGAATGTCAAAATGTTATAATATGTGAATCATACAAAGTCTTACATCATCATATCTGCAACCCATTATGATAAAAGCCTCAAAGACGAAAAATTAAGATAACAGATGTTTGTTTCCTGAAATACTAAATGTATGATGAACTCTCAcatgtaatgtttgcgatattttcTCGCCAATATTCAGCATATTGACTTCCAAGATGAAGAGCTGAAAATacactcaaaattgacaagaaAACAGTGAGATATATGCCTGATTCCGTTACATTTAGTGTTTTCAAAAGCCTCGCAACTCCATGCCAATTCTCGCCGTCTTTTTTTCGCTGCATCCGCTTGCAGTCTAACTTAAAGTCATCCAACAGATATGAAATGCTGAAGCCCCCAACGGCGAATGTTGGAAGCAGGAGAAACATCGTGCTTTCACACCAAATGACGATGTTGATTAAAATGGCTGGAATTTCATTTGTGTGTACAACAAAGACATTATAATTCCAGTATATATGGCATGAAAGCTTAAATACTGAAATGGAAAACTGAAACACAAGCCAAGAAGAAACAAGACTGTGTAACTTTAAAAACTCGGAATACGTGGTAAGGATCCGTTGGCGACACAGATCGAGACCATTCTCAATGTTTCGTTTTACAAACGATAAGCAAAGTTTCATATCTGACTGTAAACAACGCTTTAGTAAATGCACTTCGTAGCAGAAGGCCGCAAACATAAAGTTGCCGATTATGAACGCCACTAGGTCGACGAAATACTTCACTAAGACATTATCAGCGATCAAATCTGGACAATTCGAAAACAGGTAAAATTGGTTCGACAGTTCGAAGCATGCGCAAAGAAGGGCGAACGCAACCGAGAGATAGCCAAAACCAGTATGGCGAGACAAATCCAGCATGTTCAGACGGGTGACCACATTGCCCTTGGTAAGGGCGTAGACCCACCAATTCTTCGTCGGTGGCACCATCTCGTAAACCATCGAAAGAATACGCATTGACGCGACAGCTACCAACGGAATGACATAGGTTGTGGCCGATAACAGAtgtaaagtgtgatctctttttcCCCAGCTTGAAATTAGCCGGACAGACCAGTCGCCTAATATTAAACATGTTATAATCACAAGCCATGTTAGGGACAAGCTCCACTGCATCGGAGAGAACCACTTACTCTTATTTCCACAAGAAGTACTACCTGAGaagacaaaaatgaaatctgagtATGTCAAAAACATTCAAAGAACGAACAAACGTAGCAAAATAATATCGACAgtattgaaaatacaaatgtgtACATATAGGGCGAATATTATATAAAGCTTCTTCCAACAGAATGTTCATAAGAAAGAGATGGAAGCCGAGATATTGATAAATCTATATGTAGACGGACTGAAGCAGAAAGCAAGACAGACGGACTGGGGagaaagacacacagacagtcGACTGATGGTTAAACGTCCGGAACTAAACTGATCCAcagatatgtaaatttgaaattaatatgCAATTCTACCTTTCATGTGGATATTCACTCGGTTTGCCAGTCGCTGATATTGACATGGGTGGATCAGTGGCGTTTTTTCCGAGAAAGTGGATTTCCGAAGATCGTCTGCAAAGAAGATTTAAACAAAGCCATCACTATAAAGATTGTAACCAACCTTTACTGAAACATttctatctttctttcttttctgtcAGGGAAACATCACGACAGAAGATTAATGGTGCCTTGGATGCAAACTCAACTTGTTTCCTGTGGGCCACTATCCGAAACCGTGACCAAAGTGACTCCTAGGTTATCAGCGATTAATGCTAAACGCTAAACGCTCATTTGATGTAAAACTTTACGAGGTAAATCAAGGATAGATTTAATTGCTTGTGGCGATTTTGGATTAA
Encoded here:
- the LOC139123105 gene encoding uncharacterized protein isoform X2, coding for MSISRKKWPIIVRYSLGILGYVKRKNSNNFRRCLPCLLKHKGLENLHKMYEVKNVTVNEATNDYWTSCSICGDLNDPWRDRGSKEDDLRKSTFSEKTPLIHPCQYQRLANRVNIHMKGSTSCGNKSKWFSPMQWSLSLTWLVIITCLILGDWSVRLISSWGKRDHTLHLLSATTYVIPLVAVASMRILSMVYEMVPPTKNWWVYALTKGNVVTRLNMLDLSRHTGFGYLSVAFALLCACFELSNQFYLFSNCPDLIADNVLVKYFVDLVAFIIGNFMFAAFCYEVHLLKRCLQSDMKLCLSFVKRNIENGLDLCRQRILTTYSEFLKLHSLVSSWLVFQFSISVFKLSCHIYWNYNVFVVHTNEIPAILINIVIWCESTMFLLLPTFAVGGFSISYLLDDFKLDCKRMQRKKDGENWHGVARLLKTLNVTESGIYLTVFLSILSVFSALHLGSQYAEYWRENIANITCESSSYI
- the LOC139123105 gene encoding uncharacterized protein isoform X1, which encodes MFVPNVAIFLLAAPYKNEKAPDTCTLFCEGKGIETRIIWPYQALPSNNSSKSKHVVKVTASFTISDLNTAIEMSISRKKWPIIVRYSLGILGYVKRKNSNNFRRCLPCLLKHKGLENLHKMYEVKNVTVNEATNDYWTSCSICGDLNDPWRDRGSKEDDLRKSTFSEKTPLIHPCQYQRLANRVNIHMKGSTSCGNKSKWFSPMQWSLSLTWLVIITCLILGDWSVRLISSWGKRDHTLHLLSATTYVIPLVAVASMRILSMVYEMVPPTKNWWVYALTKGNVVTRLNMLDLSRHTGFGYLSVAFALLCACFELSNQFYLFSNCPDLIADNVLVKYFVDLVAFIIGNFMFAAFCYEVHLLKRCLQSDMKLCLSFVKRNIENGLDLCRQRILTTYSEFLKLHSLVSSWLVFQFSISVFKLSCHIYWNYNVFVVHTNEIPAILINIVIWCESTMFLLLPTFAVGGFSISYLLDDFKLDCKRMQRKKDGENWHGVARLLKTLNVTESGIYLTVFLSILSVFSALHLGSQYAEYWRENIANITCESSSYI